The DNA sequence TCAGCACTTTCGCGATGATGAATGACCACCATATTGCAGTAACGCTGATAGAAACTGATACAGGCATCCAGGTCTTCCACATGAAGGGCGAGATGGGTCATTCGAGGGAGCTGCATGGTTACCTCTTCTTTCCGCTGAGCCTGATTCAGTTATAGCCTAATTCTATTCCACCAATCACGCCCTGGGGGTTAACCCCGGCTTAACTACCCTTCCTCTAAAGTTGCCGCTACCTACCCCCCTGGCAATGCTAATTGCCAACTTTCGGAGGTACAGCCTGCGGGTTCCCTACCTCCTTTTTTACCTGTTCTTGCGGTGATATGGTTACCAGTAGTTATTCACAAAGGCTTTCAGTATGTCCATGCAAATTCTCCTGGTAGAAGATGATCTTGATCTGGCCAGCACCCTGGTCGAGTACTGCGAGTTGAATGACATTATCTGCGACCATGCCGCCAATGGCGTTGCCGGCCTGGAACTGGCGACCCATCACCCTTATCGGGTTCTGGTTCTGGACATCAATATGCCGCGCATGAATGGCCTGGAACTGTGTCAGGCCTTGAGAAATCAGGGTATTGATACACCTGTACTGATGCTTACCGCCCGCGACACAATTGACGACAAGGTTGCCGGGTTTAATGCCGGAACTGACGACTATCTGGTCAAACCCTTTGAACTGAAAGAACTGTTGGTACGCATTCATGCGCTGGCCAAGCGCCGCAGTGGTCAGGTTCAAAAACTGACCGTGGGTTCACTACAGATGGATATGCAAAAGAAGACCGTCTGGCGTGATGAGAACCAGGTCAAACTTTCCCCAACCGGCTGGGTATTACTGGAGACCCTGATGCGAGCTGCACCTGCCGTGGTCTCCCGACAGGAGTTGGAACAGGCCGTCTGGGGCGATGACCCTCCCGATAGCAACAGCC is a window from the Porticoccaceae bacterium LTM1 genome containing:
- a CDS encoding response regulator transcription factor produces the protein MSMQILLVEDDLDLASTLVEYCELNDIICDHAANGVAGLELATHHPYRVLVLDINMPRMNGLELCQALRNQGIDTPVLMLTARDTIDDKVAGFNAGTDDYLVKPFELKELLVRIHALAKRRSGQVQKLTVGSLQMDMQKKTVWRDENQVKLSPTGWVLLETLMRAAPAVVSRQELEQAVWGDDPPDSNSLKVHLHKLRQAVDKEFTTSLIETVAGQGFALRADDEN